In the genome of Coraliomargarita algicola, one region contains:
- a CDS encoding MotA/TolQ/ExbB proton channel family protein yields the protein MSLRNPERGLFSVKGLIFTLGLIASFIFVGTLYGLIIRPGANKADLANSYGVDVGSSFSSLFVILKDYEQQICISLFLWGLMILIYKFILLNYEAKTLGRFAPESEGLDTEPEVDLLAGARSITRERAGALSAEIDSKSQQHDLHNKILPYVMARGLERYHMTGSVPEATETIMGRLEVASEQQESELSMLRYLVWAIPSIGFIGTVRGIGVALQRADEALQGDISGVTSALGVAFNSTLVALFISIVLMLLIHLLQGGQEGLILRLQTFCREQLIDKLYDREETAIREQQTEDKEQKSASQDEARSER from the coding sequence ATGAGTCTACGAAATCCTGAACGCGGCCTCTTCTCTGTCAAAGGCCTCATTTTCACCCTCGGTTTGATCGCCTCCTTCATTTTTGTCGGCACTCTCTACGGTCTCATCATACGCCCCGGCGCCAATAAGGCTGATCTGGCTAACAGCTACGGCGTCGATGTCGGCAGCTCTTTTTCCAGCCTATTCGTGATACTCAAAGACTATGAGCAGCAAATTTGTATCTCCCTCTTTCTCTGGGGGCTGATGATCCTGATCTATAAATTCATACTGCTTAACTACGAGGCCAAGACACTCGGCCGCTTCGCTCCCGAGAGCGAGGGCCTGGATACGGAGCCCGAAGTCGATCTACTGGCTGGCGCGCGCAGCATTACACGCGAGCGCGCGGGCGCACTCTCTGCCGAGATTGATAGCAAGAGCCAACAGCACGACTTGCATAATAAGATCCTCCCCTACGTTATGGCGCGTGGACTCGAACGCTATCACATGACCGGCAGCGTGCCCGAAGCCACCGAAACTATCATGGGGCGACTCGAAGTGGCCTCCGAGCAACAAGAAAGCGAGCTCTCCATGCTCCGCTACCTCGTCTGGGCGATCCCTTCCATCGGTTTCATAGGCACCGTGCGCGGGATCGGCGTCGCCCTACAGCGCGCTGACGAAGCGCTACAAGGCGACATTTCCGGCGTCACCAGTGCGCTGGGCGTAGCCTTCAACTCCACCCTGGTGGCCCTCTTCATTAGCATCGTACTAATGCTGCTCATACATCTGCTACAAGGCGGCCAGGAAGGCCTGATTCTGCGTCTACAAACCTTCTGCCGCGAGCAACTCATCGATAAACTCTACGACCGCGAGGAAACCGCTATCCGTGAGCAGCAGACCGAAGATAAAGAGCAGAAGTCCGCCAGCCAAGACGAAGCAAGGAGCGAACGTTAA
- a CDS encoding VWA domain-containing protein: protein MKRRRETQSSALSFMDCICCGFGAVLLLFILTAKAQITDSQEQATQSQAAAETLQAAIREAEAKQKALEKEIEALDPQPDSNATSVAQLAAEQERLAKAIEAQAEALAALESEAEPSEEPAALDRPSADNSYLSGLRLRAPRAVILLESSGSMLAEDANSAVQIIQQGSGSNAPKWLRSKAAVRAVLAAIPKGTQVAIFAMAENTQALSGSPQNPYIDPYDNNALLSCLDRLDKLQASGGADLAKALQTVNQLQQRASSLLLIGDGLPSAPAPSNGALSEADRVQLFNRAMAQQFTYPFNTILFPFEGDPSAAGLFWKLSGRTGGITLIPDNDWPTL from the coding sequence GTGAAACGTCGCCGCGAAACACAGAGCTCCGCGCTCTCTTTTATGGACTGCATATGCTGCGGTTTCGGGGCCGTGCTCTTGCTCTTCATTCTCACGGCAAAGGCGCAAATCACCGATAGCCAGGAACAGGCCACTCAATCGCAAGCGGCAGCCGAAACACTGCAGGCCGCCATTCGCGAAGCTGAAGCGAAGCAAAAGGCACTGGAAAAAGAGATCGAAGCTCTGGATCCGCAACCAGACAGCAACGCGACCAGCGTCGCTCAACTGGCCGCCGAACAAGAACGCCTCGCTAAAGCGATTGAAGCACAGGCCGAAGCCCTCGCAGCACTGGAATCCGAGGCCGAACCCAGCGAAGAGCCCGCGGCACTCGATCGCCCCTCTGCCGACAATAGCTACCTCTCAGGCCTACGCTTACGCGCCCCGCGTGCGGTCATTCTGCTCGAAAGCTCCGGCAGCATGCTGGCAGAAGATGCCAACAGCGCAGTGCAAATCATCCAACAAGGCAGCGGCAGCAACGCCCCCAAATGGCTCCGCAGTAAAGCCGCCGTGCGCGCCGTGCTAGCAGCCATCCCCAAAGGCACCCAAGTGGCGATTTTTGCCATGGCTGAAAATACCCAAGCACTCTCCGGTAGCCCACAAAATCCTTATATCGATCCCTACGATAACAACGCCCTGCTCTCCTGCTTGGATCGCCTCGACAAACTCCAAGCCAGCGGGGGCGCCGACCTCGCCAAAGCCCTGCAAACCGTCAACCAACTCCAGCAACGCGCCAGCAGTTTACTACTGATCGGCGACGGACTCCCCAGCGCTCCGGCGCCCAGCAACGGAGCCCTCAGCGAAGCCGACCGGGTGCAACTCTTCAACCGCGCCATGGCCCAGCAATTTACCTATCCTTTCAACACCATCCTCTTCCCCTTCGAAGGCGATCCCTCCGCCGCAGGCCTA
- a CDS encoding glycine zipper 2TM domain-containing protein, whose amino-acid sequence MNKLFASSILILALIFATGCQNNPNRGRDIGILAGAVLGGIAGAQMGDGDDINVVAGAVLGGALGGMAGNQIDKRQEELQAAEAQRQYEYEQEVLQQEKLEQDIKALEAKRVRDEIARNSTSADVAAAEREAARVEAELAAKKKSYEESQARARRIQEAQARIAKAQEELAELERQENGQY is encoded by the coding sequence ATGAACAAACTTTTTGCCTCTTCCATCTTAATTTTGGCCCTCATTTTTGCAACGGGCTGTCAGAATAATCCCAATCGTGGTCGCGATATCGGTATACTTGCGGGTGCCGTGCTGGGAGGCATCGCGGGTGCCCAGATGGGCGATGGCGATGATATCAATGTGGTGGCCGGCGCGGTGCTGGGAGGTGCCTTAGGTGGCATGGCTGGTAATCAGATCGATAAGCGTCAAGAAGAGCTGCAGGCAGCTGAGGCGCAACGTCAATATGAGTATGAGCAGGAAGTCTTGCAGCAGGAGAAGCTAGAACAGGACATTAAAGCTTTGGAAGCAAAGCGGGTGCGTGATGAGATTGCTCGCAATTCCACTTCGGCCGATGTGGCTGCTGCAGAGCGTGAAGCCGCACGAGTGGAAGCTGAGTTGGCCGCCAAGAAAAAATCTTACGAAGAGTCGCAAGCGCGCGCGCGTCGCATTCAAGAAGCGCAAGCGCGCATTGCTAAGGCTCAGGAAGAATTGGCCGAACTGGAGCGCCAAGAGAATGGGCAGTATTAG